The Lipingzhangella halophila genome segment GGTGCTCGCTGTGGCCTCGGGAGTGCTGCGGTTCGGCTACGTGTGAGCCCGCCTGAGCCCGCATGGCGCGGCCCAGGGCCGCCGGGGCACACCGGGAACCACTGCGGGGCGCCCCCGCCCCCGGGGCGAGGGCACCCGGCCGCTACCAGGGGAGCGCCCCCTCGGCGTCGGTGACATCGGAGGCGGCCAGGTGGCCCCACAGTTGTCCGCTGGGGCCGTCCTCGCCCAGCGTGGCAAGGTGGACGCTGACCCCGGCGCCCTGCTCGGCCGTGCGCACTCCGCTGTGCCCGTTGAGGTCCGTGGCGCAGTAGCCGGGGTTGGCCGCGTTGACCTTGATCGGGGTGTCCCGCAGCTCCCTGGCGTACTGCGCCGTGATCATGTTGAGCGCGGTTTTGGAGGAGGGGTACGGCAGCGAGCTCGGCAACCGCGACATCGGGTTCTCCGGGTCGGTAAGCGAGCCGATGGAGCCGACCTCGCTGGAAACGTTGACGATCCGGGCGGCCGGCGCCGCGCGCAGCAGCGGCAGCATCGCGTTGATGACGGCGACCACGCCGAAGACGTTCGTCTCGTAGACCGCGCGCATGGTCTCCAGCGTGGACGCGCTCGCCGACCAGTCCTCGTCGGCACGCGCGATGCCCGCGTTGTTCACCAGGATGTCCAGGTGGCCGAACTCGGTCCGGACCCACTCGGCCGCGCGGCCCACCGACTTCTCGTCGGTGACGTCGAGTTGGACGAAACGGGCGTCGGCGCCCTGCCCGCCGAGCGCACGCTCGGCCCGGCGCCCCTGCTCCTCGTCGCGCGCCCCCACCAGGACGGTGGTGCCGCCCGCGCCGAGCAGCCGCGCCGTCTCGAACCCGATTCCTTTGTTGGCTCCCGTGATCAGAGCAATCGTTGTCATGGCCACCACCCTGCCGCCGACCGCCGCAGATCGGGAGAGGTCGGCCGAGGCTGGGATCGGCGGTACCACCCTGGGCCCCGCACTCGGCGGCGCGGCCGGGCACACTGGAGGACAAGCGCAGACCGATCGAGATGGGAAGCCGATGCTCGACCGTGCCGACCTGGCGGCGTTCCTGCGGAGCAGGCGCGACCGGTTGCGCCCTGCTGACGTCGGGCTCTCGGACGGTAACCGCCGGCGTACGCCCGGCCTGCGCCGCCAGGAGGTCGCGCAGCTCGCCGGGATGAGCGTCGACTACTACATCCGGCTCGAACAGGGGCGCGGCCCGCGCCCATCGCGGCAGATCCTCGCGGCGCTCGCGCGGGCCCTGATGCTGACCACCGACGAACGCGAGTACCTGTTCCGCGTCGCCGGCGAACCACCCGAACCCGTAGCCGGGCCGAACCGCGAGGTCCCCACCGCCATCCGGACCCTGATCGACAGCATGCCCGAGACCCCCGCCTACGTCCTCGACGCCAAGTACGACATTCTCGCCGCGAACGTGTTGGCCACGTTCTTCATTGGCGACTACGCCGCGCGTCCGGCGGACGAGCGGAACGTGATCCGGTGGATGTTCCGCCGGCCGGAGGACGACGCGTCCTGGGACGCCCCCGATAGCCTGCACTTCGCCCGCACCTCGGTCGCGGACCTGCGCGCGGCCTACGCGCGCTACCCGGGGGATCCCGGCATCGCGAACCTGGTCACCGAGCTCCTGGGCACCTCGCCGCGGTTCGCCGCGCTGTGGGCCGAGCACGACGTCGAGGTGCGGCGCGGGATCGTCAAGCGGGTGCACGACCCGCGGACCGGGCCGCTGGAGTTCGAGTGCCAGGTGCTGCACGTCCAGGACTCCGACCAGCGGTTGATCGTCTACTGCGCGGAGCCGGGGTCGTCAACCCAGGAGACGTTCCGCAGCCTGGCGCTGGATTTCGGCGCGTACTCTCGGTGATCTTGCGGATGTCGTTCCCGGTCGCGGTCATCGGTGCGGGTGCCCGATGGTGGGGCGCGCGACGTGGGCGGCGAAGGCGGCGCATGGCCCGGGGTGGGCGCGTGCCGGTGCGGTGGGTGGGTGGTGGCGCTCCCAACAGGGTGGGGGCGGGCGTTCTCGGCGTGCTCACGCCACACCGAACCTGACCGTGCGGACATGCCCGTCGCCGAGAATGTCCCCTCGGTCACCCTTGATGCGGCCCACCGTCGGGCGGGAGCACTGGCGTCCTCAAAGGGGCTAGTCCCGCGGGGCCGGCGGGCCTTCGTCGCCCCGTTGGCCGCGTCACCACCGGGCACCCGCACCGGGTGATCGTGCCCTTACCTGGAGCGGGGTTCTCGGGACCAACGGGCGCTGCCGGTGCCGCCGGGCACCGACCCTCAACTGCGCTTTGAAGGTTTTCCGGCTATTACCCGATTCTATTGGCATGCTTCCCGATCAAAGTCTCATAGGGAAATCCAATGGGAAAATAAAAGGGACGTTGCCAGTCGGATTCGAGGAGCCCCCGTGGACGCCACCGCTATGACGCACTACATCACCGAGACCTTCGACGGTGTCCGGGTTGTCGAGAGCTCCGGAGACACGTTCCTGTTCTACGACCCGGAAGGGGACCTCCCCAGCGAGCGCCTGTTCTCGTTCGCCATCGCCACCGTGGTGACCAGCGACAGCAATGACACCGTCTCCGATCTCGACCACCCGGGCGCCTACCGGGTCAACATCGGCCTGCCCAAGGGCGCCTACACCGCGCGCTTCGGCCCCGCGCCCGCGGTCCGGGACGAGCACGGGGTTCTGGAGACCGGTTACGACTACGCGGTGCGCGACCGGGTACTGCCCCACCCGCACTACGCCTCCCAGCACTGGGTGTGCGTGGTCTCGCCGGGCCCGGAGACCACCGGCGAGGTGCGGCGCATGCTCGACGAGGCGCACCGGTTCGTGGCGCGCAAGCACGCGAACAACCGGGCGCGGCGTGCGGCGTCCTGACCCCTGGGCAAAGCCGCCCTCGCAGGTGCCGCACAGGAGGCACCGGTGAGGGCGGCCACAAGGGGAGCCGAGACGGGCAGGCGCTAGAACGCGACGGCGTGGCGCTGGTACTCGCCCACCCACAGATGCGGTGCCCACTGGTGCAGGCGCTCCGCCATCTCGCGGTAGTCACTGGAGCCGCGGACCACGAACCGCAGGCGGGAGTTGGGCAGACCCGGCACGGGAGCATCCTCGTCCCGGGTGAGGCGCTGGTGGTGGTCGAAGGGCCGCTGCCCGGAGACCGAACCGGGGTCGTGCAGGAACACCTCGATGGCGAACTGCTCCCGCCCGTCCTCGGTGGTGAGCCGACGCGCCAGCGCCTGGCCGAGCTTCGCGCCCAGGCTGGCCTGGTAGGGGCGCCTCCGCTCCTTCCAGCTCCCGCCGATCGCCCGAACCTGGTCCCAGGAGACAAGCTCGGCCCGCTTCTTGGTGACGAACCACAGTCCCCACCGGTCAACGGCCAGCCCGTGGGTGCGCAGGGTTGGGACGAACATGAGCAGCATCAGCACGCTCAGCGCACCGAGACCTGTGGCGACCACTGTGGCGATGGTCCGCTCCGCGCCGGCCCCGCCGTTGGTGAGCACCTGTTCCGGCCAGATGGCGCCAGCGGCCGCGCACGCGGTGAAGAACAGCAAGAACCCGATGGCCGCAAGCGAGCACCCCAGCCCGCTGCGCCCAAGGTTCAGAAACGCCGCGTCCGCGGCCGGCCAGTGCTGGCCGCGCTTATCGGGTGCTGGCAGTTGGTCCACCGTCGGTTCCCTTCACCGGT includes the following:
- a CDS encoding helix-turn-helix transcriptional regulator, with amino-acid sequence MATTLPPTAADRERSAEAGIGGTTLGPALGGAAGHTGGQAQTDRDGKPMLDRADLAAFLRSRRDRLRPADVGLSDGNRRRTPGLRRQEVAQLAGMSVDYYIRLEQGRGPRPSRQILAALARALMLTTDEREYLFRVAGEPPEPVAGPNREVPTAIRTLIDSMPETPAYVLDAKYDILAANVLATFFIGDYAARPADERNVIRWMFRRPEDDASWDAPDSLHFARTSVADLRAAYARYPGDPGIANLVTELLGTSPRFAALWAEHDVEVRRGIVKRVHDPRTGPLEFECQVLHVQDSDQRLIVYCAEPGSSTQETFRSLALDFGAYSR
- a CDS encoding SDR family oxidoreductase produces the protein MTTIALITGANKGIGFETARLLGAGGTTVLVGARDEEQGRRAERALGGQGADARFVQLDVTDEKSVGRAAEWVRTEFGHLDILVNNAGIARADEDWSASASTLETMRAVYETNVFGVVAVINAMLPLLRAAPAARIVNVSSEVGSIGSLTDPENPMSRLPSSLPYPSSKTALNMITAQYARELRDTPIKVNAANPGYCATDLNGHSGVRTAEQGAGVSVHLATLGEDGPSGQLWGHLAASDVTDAEGALPW
- a CDS encoding DUF6194 family protein, whose protein sequence is MDATAMTHYITETFDGVRVVESSGDTFLFYDPEGDLPSERLFSFAIATVVTSDSNDTVSDLDHPGAYRVNIGLPKGAYTARFGPAPAVRDEHGVLETGYDYAVRDRVLPHPHYASQHWVCVVSPGPETTGEVRRMLDEAHRFVARKHANNRARRAAS